GATCGGTCGTGTTCATCCGAATCTCCGCGGGGTCGATCTGCGATTCAGTGCTCCCGACGATCTGGAAAGCGTCGACGTGTTGTTCGCAGCGACGCCACACGGTGTCTCCATGGATCACATCGACGCCTTCCAAGAGGCAGCGGACACGATTGTGGATCTGAGTGCGGATTTCCGCCTCGACAGCGAAGGGCAGTACGACGAGTGGTACGACGGACACACGCGTCCAGAGTTTCTCTCGGAATCGGTGTACGCGCTTCCCGAACTCACACGCGAGGATCTACCCGGTGCAGAGTTGATCGCAGCGGGCGGTTGCAACGCGACCGCCACCATCCTTGGGCTACTACCATTATTCGAAGACGGTATCCTCGATGGAACGGAGCAGACCATCGTTGACGTGAAAGTTGGTTCTTCTGAGGGTGGTGCTGGTGGCGGAACAGCTTCCTCACACGCCGAGCGCTCGGGCGTCGTCCGTCCGTACGCGCCTGCGGGCCATCGCCACGAGGCTGAGATCGAGCAGTTCCTCGGTCCAGTGAGCTTCACCGCCCACGCGGTCGATATGATTCGTGGCGCGAGTGCGACGTGTCACATCTTCCCGAACGATCCAGTCACAAAGCGGGATCTCTGGGGAGCCTATCGGGAACAGTACGACGAGGAGCCGTTTGTGCGCACAGTTGCAGGCGGCGGCGTGTATCGCTACCCCGAACCGAAGGCTGTTGCGGGGACGAACTACGCCGAAGTCGGCTTCGAACTCGATCCATCGAACAAGCGGATCATCGTGTTCTCGGCCATCGACAACATGATGAAGGGATCTGCTGGACAAGCGATCCACGCGGCAAACATCGCGCTCGGTTTCGAGGAGACTGCTGGATTAGCGTTTCAGGGATTACATCCCGTGGGGGCACCATGAGGTGCTGTTGGCACAGTGGGAGGTGGGCCCTGTGACGGTTGTCGTCAAGGTCGGCGGCGCGCGCGCTGTCGATCCGAAAGACGCGCTTGCAGACGTTTCGGCGCTCATCGACAACGACGAGCAGGTGGTCGTCGTTCACGGTGGATCAACTGCCGTAGACGACACGCTCGAAGCGCTCGGGGAGACACCGGAGTACGTCGAGACGCCGTCGGGCGTCGTTGGACGGTTCACCGACGAACGCACGATGGAGGTGTTTTCGATGGTTCTTCCCGGGAAACTCAACACCGATCTCGTGGTCGGATTACAGAACGAGGGTGTCGACGCAATCGGACTCTCGGGTATCGATGGGCAGTTGCTCTCGGGTTCACGGAAGTCCGCTGTTCGAGTCGTCGAAGATGGGAAGAAGAAGATCCGTCGTGGCGATCACTCGGGGCGTATCGAGCGCGTAAACGGTGATTTGCTGGAGACGCTGCTCGAAAGCGGATACACGCCCGTCGTGACCGTCCCGATGTTGGCGGACGACGGAGTGGCGGTGAACAGCGACGCTGATCGCGCGGCGGCAGCGGTTGCTGGTGCGCTCTCAGCAGAGCTCGTCATTCTCACTGACGTTCCTGGTGTACTCGCGGATGTCGACGACGAGTCATCGGTTATCGAGCGCGTCGATTCATCTGATGCGTACGAGACGCTGACTGCGGCCGCAGAAGGGTTTATGACTCGGAAAGTGATGGCCGCGACTGAAGCGCTCGAAGATGGTGCAGAAAGCGCGACAATCGCCAGTGCGAACACCGAAGCGCCGATCAGTGGCGCACTCGGTTCGAACGGAACGACAATCACGCCGGAGGCACTATGACTGAAGCTGGATTCGTCTTCAACGAAAAGCCCATTCGCATCGATAGCGGAGCGGGTCCATATCTGTATGACACGGAGGGGACCGAGTATCTCGATTTCGGTGCGAGCTACGCCGTAACGCCGACCGGTCACTGTCATCCGGAAGTAGTGGCTGCCGTCCAACAGCAAGTTGAGCAGCTCATGTACGTGCAGGCGTCGTACCCGGTCGACATCAGAGACGACCTCTCTACGACGCTCGCAGCGAGTGCTCCCGGCGATATCGGAAATGTGTGGCTCTGTAATTCAGGGACGGAGGCGAACGAAGCCGCAATCAAGTTCGCTCGGAGCGCAACCGGACGCTCGAAGATCGTCGCCACGAAAAACGGATTCCACGGACGGACGCTTGGCGCGCTCGCAGCGACGTGGAAGAAAAAGTACAAGAAACCATTCGAGCCACTCGCGGGCGACTTCGAATTCGTGCCCTACGGCGACCACGAGGCGCTCGAAGCAGCAGTTGATGAGGAGACTGCGGCAGTCCTCCTCGAACCGATTCAGGGAGAAGGAGGGATCAACCCGACAACGCACGAGTATCTGCAGGCCGTGCGCGAACAGACAGCCGCCCACGACGCAGCGATGGTGCTGGATGAGATCCAAACGGGACTCGGACGCACCGGCACCATGTGGGCGACCGAGGAGTTTGGCATTGTCCCCGACATCCTCACGACAGCGAAGGGACTCGCAAGCGGATTACCGATTGGTGCGACGCTCTGTCGTGACTGGATCGCAGACGGTGCAGGCGATCACGGCTCGACGTTCAGCGGGGGACCAGTCGTCTGTGCCGCTGCGCAGGCGACACTCGATGTGCTCGCAAACGAGGACCTCCCAGCGCACGCCGCGGAGATCGGCGCATATCTCACTGATGCGTTACAAACGGCCATCGGAGACGACGTGCGTGACATTCGTGGTCGGGGGCTCATGATCGGCATCGAAGTCAAGCGCGGCGCGAATCGGTTGTTGCCGACACTCGCGCTCGAACATAACATTCTGGCGCTTCCTGCCGGACGAACGGTCCTCCGATTGCTTCCGCCGCTGATCATCGATCGCGATCACGCGGACCATGTCGTCAACGCACTCAGCGAGGTGATCGGATGAACTCCGTCGTATCCACCCAAGAGATGACACCACGCGAACTGCTCAAAGAAATCGTAACCATTCCATCCGTGTCGGGAGACGAACAGGCCTGTGCAGAACGACTCGCAGCCTACTTCGAGAGCCACGACCGCAACGTGTGGATCGATGAGGTGGGGAACGTTCGTGCGCCCGCAGACGATAGCGTCCTCTTCACGTCACACATCGACACAGTACCGGGTGAGATTCCGGTTCGCATCGATGCTGGCGAACAGTCGGGCGAACCCGCACTCTGGGGCCGCGGAAGCGTCGATGCGAAGGGGCCCTTGGTTGCAATGGCGGTCGCTGCAGTCCGAACGGGAATGAGTTTCGTCGGCGTTGTCGGAGAAGAAGTCGATTCCCGCGGAGCATGCCACGTCGTTGCAAACCGCGACGCTCCAGAGACTGTTATCAACGGTGAGCCAAGCGGTTGGAACGGCATCACTCTCGGCTATCGTGGACTGCTCGCCGGGACGTACGTCGTGACGAGCGAATCAGGACACACGTCCCGACCGGAGAACAACGCGATTCAGGACGCGATGGACTGGTGGGGACGCGTCGAGCAAGCGTTCGAACCGGACGAGTGGACGCCGGTTTTCGAGCGTGTGACGTGTAAGCCAATTCGAGTCGAAGGCGGGACGAGCGACGATGGGCTCTCGGTGGAATCGTCCATGGATGTACAGCTCAGGGTTCCACCGAACCACACTGTCGACGAAATCCGCGAAATCGCCGATTCACAGCTCAATGGTGGCACAGTCAGGTGGTACGACGCAGTTCCGCCTGTCATGATGGAGCCGCGAACCGATGTGGCACGCGCGTTCCGGGTCGCTATCCGGAAACACGGAGGCGACGCCCGACTCCTTCGCAAAACGGGAACGAGCGATATGAACGTCTTTGCGAGCGAGTGGGACTGTCCGATGGTCACCTACGGACCAGGCGATTCCGATCTCGATCACGCACCGAA
The nucleotide sequence above comes from Halocatena marina. Encoded proteins:
- a CDS encoding acetylglutamate/acetylaminoadipate kinase, translated to MTVVVKVGGARAVDPKDALADVSALIDNDEQVVVVHGGSTAVDDTLEALGETPEYVETPSGVVGRFTDERTMEVFSMVLPGKLNTDLVVGLQNEGVDAIGLSGIDGQLLSGSRKSAVRVVEDGKKKIRRGDHSGRIERVNGDLLETLLESGYTPVVTVPMLADDGVAVNSDADRAAAAVAGALSAELVILTDVPGVLADVDDESSVIERVDSSDAYETLTAAAEGFMTRKVMAATEALEDGAESATIASANTEAPISGALGSNGTTITPEAL
- the argC gene encoding N-acetyl-gamma-glutamyl-phosphate reductase → MSTLTATVVGASGFTGGELLRLLAGHPKFEIAQATSRQYERKTIGRVHPNLRGVDLRFSAPDDLESVDVLFAATPHGVSMDHIDAFQEAADTIVDLSADFRLDSEGQYDEWYDGHTRPEFLSESVYALPELTREDLPGAELIAAGGCNATATILGLLPLFEDGILDGTEQTIVDVKVGSSEGGAGGGTASSHAERSGVVRPYAPAGHRHEAEIEQFLGPVSFTAHAVDMIRGASATCHIFPNDPVTKRDLWGAYREQYDEEPFVRTVAGGGVYRYPEPKAVAGTNYAEVGFELDPSNKRIIVFSAIDNMMKGSAGQAIHAANIALGFEETAGLAFQGLHPVGAP
- a CDS encoding aspartate aminotransferase family protein, which translates into the protein MTEAGFVFNEKPIRIDSGAGPYLYDTEGTEYLDFGASYAVTPTGHCHPEVVAAVQQQVEQLMYVQASYPVDIRDDLSTTLAASAPGDIGNVWLCNSGTEANEAAIKFARSATGRSKIVATKNGFHGRTLGALAATWKKKYKKPFEPLAGDFEFVPYGDHEALEAAVDEETAAVLLEPIQGEGGINPTTHEYLQAVREQTAAHDAAMVLDEIQTGLGRTGTMWATEEFGIVPDILTTAKGLASGLPIGATLCRDWIADGAGDHGSTFSGGPVVCAAAQATLDVLANEDLPAHAAEIGAYLTDALQTAIGDDVRDIRGRGLMIGIEVKRGANRLLPTLALEHNILALPAGRTVLRLLPPLIIDRDHADHVVNALSEVIG
- a CDS encoding [LysW]-lysine hydrolase; translation: MNSVVSTQEMTPRELLKEIVTIPSVSGDEQACAERLAAYFESHDRNVWIDEVGNVRAPADDSVLFTSHIDTVPGEIPVRIDAGEQSGEPALWGRGSVDAKGPLVAMAVAAVRTGMSFVGVVGEEVDSRGACHVVANRDAPETVINGEPSGWNGITLGYRGLLAGTYVVTSESGHTSRPENNAIQDAMDWWGRVEQAFEPDEWTPVFERVTCKPIRVEGGTSDDGLSVESSMDVQLRVPPNHTVDEIREIADSQLNGGTVRWYDAVPPVMMEPRTDVARAFRVAIRKHGGDARLLRKTGTSDMNVFASEWDCPMVTYGPGDSDLDHAPNEHLPLESFDRSVAVLESVGQKLGGSQ